A single region of the Streptomyces sp. ITFR-16 genome encodes:
- a CDS encoding amino acid ABC transporter ATP-binding protein, whose protein sequence is MTAMVKAEGVHKSFGAAHILKGIDLEVAPREVFCLIGPSGSGKSTFLRCINHLEQINAGRLYVDGELVGYRQKGDKLYELKDSEVALKRRDIGMVFQRFNLFPHMTAIENVMEAPVQVKRESRAVARARAEKLLDRVGLGDKAKNYPSQLSGGQQQRVAIARALAMEPKLMLFDEPTSALDPELVGDVLDVMRGLAEDGMTMIVVTHEMGFAREVGDALVFMDDGVVVESGHPRDVLGNPQHDRTKSFLSKVL, encoded by the coding sequence ATGACCGCCATGGTGAAGGCCGAGGGCGTCCACAAGTCCTTCGGCGCCGCGCACATCCTCAAGGGCATCGACCTCGAGGTCGCCCCGCGCGAGGTCTTCTGCCTGATCGGCCCGTCCGGTTCCGGCAAGTCGACGTTCCTGCGGTGCATCAACCACCTGGAGCAGATCAACGCCGGACGGCTGTACGTCGACGGCGAGCTGGTCGGCTACCGGCAGAAGGGCGACAAGCTCTACGAGCTGAAGGACAGCGAGGTCGCCCTGAAGCGCCGGGACATCGGCATGGTCTTCCAGCGCTTCAACCTGTTCCCGCACATGACGGCCATCGAGAACGTCATGGAGGCCCCCGTGCAGGTCAAGCGTGAGTCCCGGGCGGTCGCCCGGGCCCGCGCGGAGAAGCTGCTCGACCGGGTCGGGCTGGGCGACAAGGCGAAGAACTACCCCTCGCAGCTGTCCGGCGGACAGCAGCAGCGGGTGGCCATCGCCCGGGCGCTGGCCATGGAGCCGAAGCTGATGCTGTTCGACGAGCCCACATCGGCGCTCGACCCGGAGCTGGTGGGTGACGTCCTCGACGTCATGCGCGGCCTCGCGGAGGACGGCATGACGATGATCGTCGTGACCCATGAGATGGGCTTCGCCCGTGAGGTCGGCGATGCGCTGGTCTTCATGGACGACGGCGTGGTGGTCGAGTCGGGCCACCCGCGCGATGTGCTGGGCAACCCGCAGCACGACCGGACGAAGTCGTTCCTGTCGAAGGTCCTCTAG
- a CDS encoding amino acid ABC transporter permease: MTDIEKKTGPADEPPAPPAAPAAGPEAIRAIPVRHYGRYVSAVVAIAALVAIIYAFSQGKINWGAVPDYFFDDRIIKGVGQTLLLTSLSMVIGVVGGILLAVMRLSKNPVTSSIAWFYIWFFRGTPVLVQLFVWFNLGLVFQYINLGPIYKDYWSSFMTPLLTALLGLGLNEAAYMAEICRAGLLSVDEGQTEASHALGMSHGKTLRRVVIPQAMRVIVPPTGNEVINMLKTTSLVAAVQFYELFKYAQDIGQSSGAPVEMYFLAAAWYLIMTSVLSVGQYYLERYYARGSSRSLPPTPLQKIKANMLSLGRPKGGMA; this comes from the coding sequence GTGACTGACATCGAGAAGAAGACGGGCCCGGCCGACGAGCCGCCCGCACCCCCCGCCGCCCCGGCGGCAGGACCGGAAGCCATCAGGGCCATCCCGGTCCGGCACTACGGCCGGTACGTCTCGGCGGTCGTCGCCATCGCCGCGCTCGTCGCGATCATCTACGCCTTCAGCCAGGGCAAGATCAACTGGGGCGCGGTCCCGGACTACTTCTTCGACGACCGCATCATCAAGGGCGTCGGCCAGACTCTGCTGCTGACCTCCCTGTCGATGGTCATCGGCGTGGTCGGCGGCATCCTGCTGGCCGTCATGCGCCTGTCGAAGAACCCGGTGACCTCGTCGATCGCGTGGTTCTACATCTGGTTCTTCCGGGGCACCCCGGTCCTGGTCCAGCTGTTCGTGTGGTTCAACCTGGGGCTGGTCTTCCAGTACATCAACCTCGGGCCGATCTACAAGGACTACTGGTCGAGCTTCATGACGCCGCTGCTGACGGCGCTGCTCGGCCTCGGCCTCAACGAGGCCGCGTACATGGCGGAGATCTGCCGCGCCGGCCTGCTCTCGGTCGACGAGGGCCAGACGGAGGCCTCGCACGCGCTGGGCATGAGCCACGGCAAGACCCTGCGCCGCGTCGTGATCCCGCAGGCCATGCGGGTGATCGTGCCGCCCACGGGCAACGAGGTCATCAACATGCTCAAGACCACGTCGCTGGTGGCGGCCGTGCAGTTCTACGAGCTGTTCAAGTACGCCCAGGACATCGGGCAGAGCTCCGGGGCCCCGGTGGAGATGTACTTCCTCGCCGCGGCCTGGTACCTGATCATGACCTCGGTCCTGAGCGTCGGGCAGTACTACCTGGAGCGGTACTACGCCCGCGGCTCCAGCCGCAGCCTGCCGCCCACCCCGCTGCAGAAGATCAAGGCCAACATGCTGTCGCTGGGCCGCCCGAAGGGAGGCATGGCATGA
- a CDS encoding CGNR zinc finger domain-containing protein codes for MELAYYSDYAVRLVNTEEPARNKDALTSVDAVRELFGANGQAARRATDADVTRFRSVRARLRAVFEAADTGDETLAVDLLNSLLLEFPVSPQISGHDFRDADGKPDWHMHLADHPSNATAGYTAIAAMGLAFHLTSYGVDRLGLCEAAPCRNAYLDTSTNRSRRYCSDRCATRANVAAYRARKRLETERAADTGRSAENAQATTPRTER; via the coding sequence GTGGAACTGGCCTATTACTCGGACTACGCCGTGCGCCTGGTCAACACCGAGGAGCCGGCCCGCAACAAGGACGCCCTCACCTCGGTCGACGCGGTGCGCGAGCTGTTCGGCGCCAATGGGCAGGCGGCACGACGGGCGACCGACGCCGATGTGACACGTTTCCGGTCGGTACGGGCGCGGCTGCGCGCCGTCTTCGAGGCGGCCGACACCGGCGACGAGACCCTCGCGGTCGACCTGCTCAACTCGCTGCTGCTGGAGTTCCCGGTCAGCCCGCAGATCTCCGGGCACGACTTCCGGGACGCGGACGGAAAGCCGGACTGGCACATGCACCTGGCCGACCATCCGTCCAACGCCACGGCGGGCTACACCGCCATCGCGGCGATGGGCCTCGCCTTCCACCTCACCTCGTACGGCGTGGACCGGCTCGGTCTGTGCGAGGCGGCGCCGTGCCGCAACGCCTACCTCGACACCTCGACGAACCGGTCCCGCCGCTACTGCTCGGACCGCTGCGCGACCCGCGCCAACGTGGCCGCCTACCGGGCCCGCAAGCGCCTGGAGACCGAGCGCGCCGCCGACACCGGCCGCAGCGCGGAGAACGCCCAGGCCACCACCCCGCGCACCGAGCGCTGA
- a CDS encoding aldo/keto reductase — protein sequence MRYRTLGRTGIEVSTHCLGTMMFQKGFNSDHEDCVRIIHAALDRGINFVDTADMYGRGESEEIVGKALRGRRDDVVLATKVHFAMGEGPNWGGNSRRWILKAVEDSLRRLDTEWIDLYQVHFPDHSTDIEETLGVLTDLVREGRIRAFGCSNYQADEIVEAHHVSERRALGRFRTAQPPYSVLARGIETALLPACARHGMGVLTWSPLAFGFLTGKHRKDRPVDLDSGRAAIRPAFFDPAIAGNAAKLDAVEQLIDLAGDIGCTLPQLAVAFTVTHPAVTSAILGPRTLHQLEDLLSGAALTLDDAALDRIDEIVPPGTNLYNPATALPPRSLTEKTLRRRAPGERAAA from the coding sequence ATGCGCTATCGCACACTCGGCAGAACCGGCATCGAGGTCAGTACCCACTGCCTCGGGACCATGATGTTCCAGAAGGGCTTCAACTCCGACCACGAGGACTGCGTCCGCATCATCCACGCGGCCCTGGACCGGGGGATCAACTTCGTCGACACCGCCGACATGTACGGCCGGGGCGAGTCGGAGGAGATCGTGGGCAAGGCGCTGCGGGGGCGCCGGGACGACGTCGTCCTCGCCACCAAGGTGCACTTCGCGATGGGCGAGGGCCCCAACTGGGGCGGCAACTCGCGGCGCTGGATCCTCAAGGCGGTCGAGGACAGCCTCCGGCGGCTGGACACCGAGTGGATCGACCTCTACCAGGTCCACTTCCCCGACCACAGCACCGACATCGAGGAGACGCTCGGGGTGCTCACCGACCTCGTGCGCGAAGGCAGGATCCGCGCCTTCGGCTGCTCCAACTACCAGGCCGACGAGATCGTCGAGGCCCACCACGTCTCCGAACGCCGCGCCCTCGGCCGCTTCCGCACCGCCCAGCCGCCCTACTCGGTCCTGGCCCGCGGCATCGAGACCGCACTGCTGCCCGCCTGCGCGCGCCACGGCATGGGGGTCCTGACCTGGAGCCCGCTGGCCTTCGGCTTCCTCACCGGCAAGCACCGCAAGGACCGCCCGGTCGACCTGGACAGCGGCCGCGCCGCGATCCGCCCGGCCTTCTTCGACCCCGCGATCGCCGGCAACGCGGCCAAACTCGACGCCGTGGAACAGCTGATCGACCTGGCCGGGGACATCGGCTGCACCCTCCCGCAACTCGCCGTGGCCTTCACCGTGACCCACCCCGCGGTCACCTCGGCCATCCTCGGCCCGCGCACGCTCCACCAACTGGAGGACCTGCTCTCGGGCGCCGCCCTCACCCTGGACGACGCGGCCCTCGACCGCATCGACGAGATCGTGCCCCCGGGCACGAACCTCTACAACCCGGCCACGGCCCTCCCCCCGAGGTCCCTGACCGAGAAGACGTTGCGCCGCCGCGCGCCGGGGGAGCGGGCGGCGGCCTGA
- a CDS encoding zinc-binding dehydrogenase — protein MFAAYASRLDRDHPLNGLELGERPAPGARPGWTTVNVRAASLNHHDLWSLRGVGLAEDKLPMILGCDAAGTDQDGNEVVLHSVIGQTGHGVGPDEPRSILTERYQGTFAEQVTVPSWNVLPKPKELTFEQAACLPTAWLTAYRMLFTNAGVRPGDSVLVQGAGGGVATAAIVLGRAAGLRVYATSRDEAKRRRAVELGAVEAFEAGARLPHRVDAVIETVGAATWSHSVKSLRPGGTLVISGATSGDRPSHAELTRIFFLELKVVGSTMGSKDELEDLLAFCATTGVRPVIDEVLPLDRAREGFERLAKGDQFGKIVLTVNQG, from the coding sequence ATGTTCGCCGCCTACGCATCCCGCCTCGACCGCGACCACCCCCTCAACGGCCTGGAGCTGGGCGAACGCCCCGCTCCCGGTGCGCGACCGGGCTGGACCACCGTCAACGTCCGGGCCGCCTCCCTCAACCACCACGACCTCTGGTCGCTCCGCGGCGTCGGTCTCGCCGAGGACAAGCTGCCGATGATCCTCGGCTGCGACGCCGCCGGGACCGACCAGGACGGCAACGAGGTCGTCCTGCACTCCGTCATCGGCCAGACCGGGCACGGCGTCGGGCCGGACGAGCCCCGGTCCATCCTCACCGAGCGCTATCAGGGCACCTTCGCCGAACAGGTCACCGTGCCCAGCTGGAACGTGCTGCCCAAGCCGAAGGAGCTCACCTTCGAGCAGGCCGCCTGTCTGCCCACCGCCTGGCTGACCGCGTACCGCATGCTCTTCACCAACGCCGGGGTGCGGCCCGGGGACTCCGTGCTCGTCCAGGGCGCCGGCGGCGGGGTCGCGACCGCCGCGATCGTGCTCGGCCGGGCCGCCGGGCTGCGGGTCTACGCCACCAGCCGCGACGAGGCCAAGCGCAGGCGGGCCGTCGAACTCGGCGCCGTCGAGGCGTTCGAGGCCGGGGCCCGGCTGCCGCACCGGGTCGACGCCGTCATCGAGACGGTCGGCGCCGCCACCTGGTCGCACTCGGTCAAGTCCCTGCGCCCCGGCGGCACGCTGGTCATCTCCGGTGCCACCAGCGGCGACCGGCCCTCGCACGCCGAGCTGACCCGGATCTTCTTCCTGGAGCTGAAGGTCGTCGGCTCGACCATGGGCTCCAAGGACGAGCTGGAGGATCTGCTCGCCTTCTGCGCGACCACCGGGGTGCGGCCCGTCATCGACGAGGTACTGCCGCTGGACCGGGCCCGCGAGGGGTTCGAACGGCTCGCCAAGGGCGACCAGTTCGGGAAGATCGTGCTCACTGTCAACCAGGGTTGA
- a CDS encoding ABC transporter substrate-binding protein translates to MTARTIRRTTAKSRIAAVGAIAVAGTMLLTACGDQTKNNDPDAAKTTAGASTGTTSPADLLPAEIKSKGVIKVGSDIAYPPVEFKDKSGKTVGIDPDLADALGKELGVEFQFENGTFDTLITGLRSKRYDLAMSAMTDTKDRQEGIDPETKKKVGEGVDFIDYFTAGVSIYTKKGDDQGIKTWADLCGKKIAVQRNTVSHDLAKAESKKCTGGKKIAIEAYDNDLEAQTRLRSGGADAGSSDFPVAAYAVKTSGGGKDFQIVGDQVEAAPYGIAVAKGNDQLTKAVKAAMDAIIKSGEYEKIIAKWGVEAGAVTEAKLNGGS, encoded by the coding sequence ATGACCGCACGCACCATTCGTCGTACGACCGCTAAGTCCCGGATTGCAGCGGTCGGCGCCATCGCGGTCGCCGGCACCATGCTGCTGACCGCCTGTGGCGACCAGACGAAGAACAACGACCCGGACGCAGCGAAGACGACCGCCGGCGCCTCCACCGGAACCACCTCCCCCGCCGACCTGCTCCCCGCGGAGATCAAGTCCAAGGGCGTCATCAAGGTCGGCTCGGACATCGCGTACCCGCCGGTCGAGTTCAAGGACAAGTCCGGCAAGACCGTCGGGATCGACCCCGACCTCGCCGACGCGCTGGGCAAGGAGCTGGGGGTGGAGTTCCAGTTCGAGAACGGCACCTTCGACACCCTGATCACGGGCCTGCGCTCCAAGCGCTACGACCTGGCCATGTCGGCGATGACCGACACCAAGGACCGCCAGGAGGGCATCGACCCGGAGACGAAGAAGAAGGTCGGCGAGGGCGTCGACTTCATCGACTACTTCACCGCCGGCGTCTCGATCTACACCAAGAAGGGCGACGACCAGGGCATCAAGACCTGGGCCGACCTCTGCGGCAAGAAGATCGCCGTCCAGCGCAACACCGTCTCGCACGACCTGGCCAAGGCCGAGTCGAAGAAGTGTACGGGCGGCAAGAAGATCGCCATCGAGGCGTACGACAACGACCTGGAGGCCCAGACCCGGCTGCGCTCCGGCGGTGCCGACGCCGGCTCATCCGACTTCCCGGTCGCCGCGTACGCGGTGAAGACCTCGGGCGGCGGCAAGGACTTCCAGATCGTCGGCGACCAGGTCGAGGCGGCCCCGTACGGCATCGCCGTCGCCAAGGGCAACGACCAGCTCACCAAGGCCGTCAAGGCGGCCATGGACGCGATCATCAAGAGCGGCGAGTACGAGAAGATCATCGCCAAGTGGGGCGTGGAGGCCGGTGCGGTCACCGAGGCCAAGCTGAACGGCGGATCCTGA
- a CDS encoding NADP-dependent malic enzyme: MAAEIVNPRSDSSTDSTTDEPFDPAFALHRGGKMAVQATVPIRDKDDLSLAYTPGVAKVCSAIAEHPELVHDYTWKSQVVAVVTDGTAVLGLGDIGPEASLPVMEGKAILFKQFGGVDAVPIALATTDADEIVETVVRLAPSFGGVNLEDISAPRCFEIERKLQERLDIPVFHDDQHGTAVVTLAALRNAAKLSGRELGDLRAVISGAGAAGVAIAKFLLAAGLGDVAVADRKGIVSRDREDLTEVKRELAELTNKAGISGPLDTALAGADVFIGVSGGTVPEPAVASMAPGAFVFAMANPNPEVHPDIAHKYAAVVATGRSDYPNQINNVLAFPGIFAGALQVRASRITEGMKIAAANALADVVGDELAADYVIPSPFDERVAPAVTAAVAAAARAEGVARR, encoded by the coding sequence ATGGCAGCGGAGATCGTCAATCCTCGCAGCGACAGCAGCACAGACAGCACCACCGACGAGCCGTTCGATCCGGCCTTCGCGCTCCACCGGGGCGGGAAGATGGCCGTGCAGGCCACCGTCCCGATCCGGGACAAGGACGACCTGTCCCTCGCGTACACGCCCGGCGTGGCGAAGGTGTGCAGCGCGATCGCCGAGCACCCCGAGCTCGTCCACGACTACACCTGGAAGTCGCAGGTCGTCGCCGTCGTGACGGACGGCACCGCGGTCCTCGGCCTCGGCGACATCGGCCCCGAGGCGTCCCTCCCGGTGATGGAGGGCAAGGCGATCCTGTTCAAGCAGTTCGGCGGCGTCGACGCCGTGCCGATCGCCCTCGCGACCACCGACGCGGACGAGATCGTCGAGACCGTGGTCCGGCTCGCCCCGTCCTTCGGCGGTGTGAACCTGGAGGACATCTCGGCGCCGCGCTGCTTCGAGATCGAGCGCAAGCTCCAGGAGCGGCTCGACATCCCGGTCTTCCACGACGACCAGCACGGCACCGCCGTGGTCACGCTCGCCGCTCTGCGCAACGCCGCGAAGCTGTCCGGGCGCGAGCTCGGCGATCTGCGGGCCGTGATCTCCGGTGCCGGCGCGGCCGGGGTCGCCATCGCCAAGTTCCTGCTGGCGGCCGGGCTCGGCGATGTCGCGGTCGCCGACCGCAAGGGCATCGTGAGCCGGGACCGCGAGGACCTGACCGAGGTCAAGCGGGAGCTGGCGGAGCTGACGAACAAGGCCGGGATCTCCGGGCCGCTGGACACCGCGCTGGCCGGCGCGGACGTCTTCATCGGCGTGTCCGGCGGTACGGTTCCGGAGCCTGCGGTCGCCTCGATGGCGCCCGGCGCCTTCGTCTTCGCCATGGCCAACCCGAACCCCGAGGTGCACCCCGACATCGCGCACAAGTACGCGGCGGTCGTGGCGACGGGGCGGTCGGACTACCCGAACCAGATCAACAACGTGCTGGCGTTCCCCGGGATCTTCGCCGGGGCGCTCCAGGTGCGGGCGTCGCGGATCACCGAGGGCATGAAGATCGCCGCGGCGAACGCGCTGGCGGACGTGGTGGGCGACGAGCTGGCCGCGGACTACGTGATCCCCTCGCCGTTCGACGAGCGGGTCGCTCCGGCGGTCACGGCGGCCGTCGCGGCGGCGGCGCGGGCGGAGGGTGTGGCCCGGCGGTGA
- a CDS encoding SigE family RNA polymerase sigma factor encodes MRSEDEAALHAFVENRRTALFRSAYLLCGDRHEAEDLVQATLVKVVLGGRRHGRLDNIEAYARKTLVNTFIAARRRFWRREQAYGELPDRAVHAPDTDTGLAVRAALARLTARQRAVLVLRYWEDLSVEATARLLGMRENTVKSHAARGLAALRAEMAEELV; translated from the coding sequence ATGCGGAGTGAGGACGAGGCCGCGCTGCACGCCTTCGTCGAGAACAGACGCACCGCGCTGTTCCGCAGCGCGTATCTGCTCTGCGGCGACCGGCACGAGGCCGAGGACCTGGTCCAGGCCACCCTGGTCAAAGTGGTGCTCGGCGGACGGCGGCACGGACGGCTCGACAACATCGAGGCGTACGCACGCAAGACGCTGGTCAACACCTTCATCGCGGCCCGCCGCCGGTTCTGGCGGCGCGAGCAGGCGTACGGCGAACTGCCCGACCGGGCCGTCCACGCGCCGGACACGGACACCGGCCTCGCGGTACGGGCGGCACTCGCCCGGCTCACCGCCCGGCAGCGGGCCGTCCTGGTGCTGCGCTACTGGGAGGACCTGAGCGTCGAGGCCACCGCCCGGCTGCTCGGGATGCGGGAGAACACGGTCAAGAGCCACGCGGCTCGGGGGTTGGCGGCGCTGCGCGCCGAGATGGCGGAGGAACTGGTATGA
- a CDS encoding class I SAM-dependent methyltransferase: protein MGGIRVTETATGADWRAWQESWDRQQEWYMPDREERFRVMLDMVEAFTGPEPRVLDLACGTGSITDRLLRRFPKATSTGVDLDPALLAIARGTFDGDERVTFVTADLKDPGWTAKLPHDTYDAVLTATALHWLHSEPLAALYGQIGGLVGEGGVFMNADHMIDTDTPRINAAERAHRHTAMDRAKAAGALDWAAWWARAAEDPVLAGPTAERFAIYGEHADGDMPSVAWHAATLRASGFAEARPVWASPSDSLVLAVK from the coding sequence ATGGGAGGGATTCGGGTGACGGAGACAGCGACGGGCGCCGACTGGCGGGCCTGGCAGGAGAGCTGGGACCGGCAGCAGGAGTGGTACATGCCCGACCGTGAGGAGCGCTTCCGGGTCATGCTCGACATGGTCGAGGCCTTCACCGGCCCCGAACCGCGGGTGCTCGACCTCGCGTGCGGTACGGGAAGTATTACGGACCGGCTGCTGCGCCGGTTCCCGAAGGCCACCAGCACCGGCGTCGACCTCGACCCCGCGCTGCTCGCCATCGCCCGGGGCACCTTCGACGGCGACGAGCGGGTCACGTTCGTCACCGCGGACCTCAAGGACCCCGGCTGGACGGCGAAGCTGCCGCACGACACGTACGACGCCGTCCTCACCGCGACCGCCCTGCACTGGCTGCACAGCGAGCCACTCGCCGCGCTCTACGGACAGATCGGCGGTCTGGTCGGGGAGGGCGGGGTGTTCATGAACGCCGACCACATGATCGACACGGACACGCCCCGCATCAACGCCGCCGAACGCGCCCACCGGCACACCGCCATGGACCGGGCCAAGGCCGCCGGCGCCCTGGACTGGGCCGCCTGGTGGGCGCGGGCCGCCGAGGACCCGGTGCTCGCCGGGCCGACCGCCGAGCGGTTCGCGATCTACGGCGAGCACGCGGACGGCGACATGCCGTCGGTGGCGTGGCACGCCGCCACCCTCCGCGCCTCCGGGTTCGCCGAGGCCCGGCCCGTCTGGGCCTCGCCATCGGACAGCCTGGTGCTCGCCGTGAAGTAG
- a CDS encoding MFS transporter: MALGLLRQRPRRRARRRPGPVRRHRLAPGRAPPARRPRSRDRHRRPPAPGLRADPGGRDRLDHAHHPGRAPRGPRLALLIGFWFVEKRAAAPLVPVHILRRRSVIWGNATGLIAFVTETSLVFLLTLYLQEVLGYSPLATGLAFGVLGIGTVLGGTLGGRAVGRYGTRATIVTGGVVQALATLSLVALGTSGGWIRLLLAATFVGGVGNMLMIVGFMVTATSGLPDEEQGLATGLATMTQQVGITLGIPVMSAVATARMTALGDTGPQGVLSGVSVAVLVNSALVLAGALLAGTFLARRRTDHPA; this comes from the coding sequence CTGGCGCTGGGCCTTCTTCGTCAACGTCCCCGTCGCCGCGCTCGTCGTCGCCCTGGCCCCGTCCGTCGTCACCGACTCGCGCCCGGCCGCGCGCCCCCGGCTCGACGTCCCCGGAGCCGCGACCGTCACCGGCGGCCTCCTGCTCCTGGTCTACGGGCTGACCCAGGCGGGCGCGACCGGCTGGACCACGCCCACCACCCTGGCCGCGCTCCTCGCGGGCCTCGCCTCGCCCTGCTCATCGGCTTCTGGTTCGTCGAGAAGAGGGCGGCCGCGCCGCTCGTCCCCGTACACATCCTCAGGCGGCGCAGCGTCATCTGGGGCAACGCCACCGGGCTGATCGCCTTCGTCACCGAGACCTCGCTGGTCTTCCTGCTGACGCTCTATCTCCAGGAAGTCCTCGGCTACTCGCCGCTCGCCACCGGGCTGGCCTTCGGCGTCCTCGGCATCGGCACGGTGCTCGGCGGCACCCTCGGCGGGCGCGCGGTGGGCCGTTACGGCACCCGCGCGACCATCGTCACCGGCGGCGTCGTCCAGGCGCTCGCCACGCTCTCCCTGGTGGCGCTCGGCACCTCCGGCGGCTGGATCCGGCTCCTGCTCGCCGCCACGTTCGTCGGGGGCGTCGGCAACATGCTGATGATCGTCGGCTTCATGGTCACCGCGACCTCCGGTCTCCCCGACGAGGAACAGGGCCTGGCCACGGGCCTCGCCACCATGACCCAGCAGGTCGGCATCACCCTCGGCATCCCGGTCATGAGCGCCGTCGCCACCGCCCGGATGACCGCGCTCGGCGACACCGGTCCGCAGGGTGTGCTGTCCGGAGTCTCGGTCGCGGTCCTGGTCAACTCCGCGCTGGTCCTGGCCGGGGCGCTGCTCGCCGGTACGTTCCTCGCCCGGCGGCGGACGGATCACCCGGCGTGA
- a CDS encoding MerR family transcriptional regulator: protein MAEITASLSIGQVAERTGLSVHALRFYESEGLFLRPVRRLAGGRRVYSEDDVDWLTVCIILRASDMPLPVLRRYTELVREGAGNERERLALMREHQARVAARIAGLTESLDLINFKTGVYEDLVDQGGDAAHECHAG, encoded by the coding sequence ATGGCTGAGATCACCGCGAGTCTGAGCATCGGGCAGGTCGCCGAGCGCACCGGGCTGAGCGTCCACGCACTGCGCTTCTACGAGAGCGAGGGGCTCTTCCTCCGCCCCGTGCGGCGCCTGGCCGGCGGGCGCCGCGTCTACAGCGAGGACGACGTGGACTGGCTGACCGTCTGCATCATCCTGCGCGCCTCCGACATGCCCCTGCCCGTGCTCCGCAGGTACACCGAACTCGTCAGGGAGGGCGCGGGCAACGAGCGGGAGCGGCTCGCGCTGATGCGGGAGCACCAGGCGCGCGTCGCCGCCCGGATCGCGGGGCTCACCGAATCCCTGGACCTGATCAACTTCAAGACCGGGGTGTACGAGGACCTCGTCGACCAGGGCGGCGACGCCGCTCACGAGTGTCACGCCGGGTGA
- the sodN gene encoding superoxide dismutase, Ni → MLSRLFAPKVKVSAHCDLPCGVYDPAQARIEAESVKAVQEKYQANEDADFRTRAILIKEQRAELAKHHVSVLWSDYFKPPHFEKYPELHQLVNDTLKALSAAKGSNDPATGQKALDLIAQIDKIFWETKKA, encoded by the coding sequence ATGCTTTCCCGCCTGTTTGCCCCCAAGGTGAAGGTCAGCGCCCACTGCGACCTCCCCTGCGGCGTGTACGACCCGGCCCAGGCCCGCATCGAGGCGGAGTCCGTCAAGGCCGTGCAGGAGAAGTACCAGGCCAACGAGGATGCGGACTTCCGCACCCGCGCCATCCTGATCAAGGAGCAGCGCGCCGAGCTCGCGAAGCACCACGTCTCGGTGCTCTGGAGCGACTACTTCAAGCCCCCGCACTTCGAGAAGTACCCGGAGCTGCACCAGCTGGTCAACGACACCCTGAAGGCGCTCTCCGCGGCCAAGGGCTCGAACGACCCGGCTACGGGCCAGAAGGCGCTGGACCTGATCGCCCAGATCGACAAGATCTTCTGGGAGACCAAGAAGGCCTGA
- the sodX gene encoding nickel-type superoxide dismutase maturation protease, whose amino-acid sequence MYGTLGGTVYRTDRGGAGEMREVPEVPELTDEQPARGLAARVPFQVVEVTGPSMVPTLYHGDWLLVQYGAPVRPGDVVILRHPFQQDLLVVKRAVERRAGGWWVLGDNSFAGGDSTDYGTVPEELVLARVRARYRPLTKDQRSVRGVVAWAFSALRPVSAARSVSRRLRAR is encoded by the coding sequence ATGTACGGAACCCTGGGAGGGACGGTGTACAGGACGGACCGGGGAGGTGCCGGAGAGATGCGGGAGGTGCCGGAGGTGCCGGAGCTGACCGATGAGCAGCCCGCGCGGGGGCTGGCGGCGCGTGTGCCGTTCCAGGTGGTGGAGGTGACGGGGCCCTCGATGGTGCCCACGCTCTACCACGGGGACTGGCTGCTCGTGCAGTACGGGGCGCCGGTGCGCCCCGGTGACGTGGTGATTCTGCGCCATCCGTTCCAGCAGGATCTGCTGGTGGTCAAGCGGGCCGTGGAGCGGCGGGCCGGCGGCTGGTGGGTGCTCGGTGACAACAGCTTCGCCGGCGGTGACAGCACGGACTACGGGACGGTGCCCGAGGAACTGGTGCTCGCCCGGGTACGGGCCCGCTACCGCCCGCTGACGAAGGATCAGCGCTCGGTGCGCGGGGTGGTGGCCTGGGCGTTCTCCGCGCTGCGGCCGGTGTCGGCGGCGCGCTCGGTCTCCAGGCGCTTGCGGGCCCGGTAG